One window from the genome of Pantoea cypripedii encodes:
- the emrB gene encoding multidrug efflux MFS transporter permease subunit EmrB: MAQKPLEGAPLVLMTIALSLATFMQVLDSTIANVAIPTIAGNLGASNSQGTWVITSFGVANAISIPITGWLAKRVGEVKLFTWATILFALASWACGMSESLSMLIFFRIIQGVVAGPLIPLSQSLLLNNYPPAKRSVALSLWAMTVIVAPICGPILGGWISDNYHWGWIFFINVPIGVVVVMLTLQTLRGRETATAVRPIDMVGLVLLVVGIGCLQVMLDRGKELDWFSSTEIIVLTVVAVVSLLVLLVWELTDDHPIVDLSLFKSRNFTIGCLSISLAYMLYFGSIVLLPQLLQEVYGYTATWAGLASAPVGVIPVILSPIIGRFAHKLDMRRLVTFSFIMYAVCFYWRAYTFEPGMDFGASAWPQFIQGFAVACFFMPLTTITLSGLPPERMAAASSLSNFVRTLAGSIGTSITTTMWTDRESMHHSYLSESVNPYNANSQQMYDQLESLGMTHQQASAYIAQQITNQGLIISANEIFWASAGVFIILLVLIWFARPPFGAGGGGGGAH; the protein is encoded by the coding sequence ATGGCACAAAAACCGCTTGAAGGCGCGCCGTTAGTCCTGATGACCATCGCCCTGTCGCTGGCGACGTTCATGCAGGTGCTCGACTCGACTATCGCCAACGTGGCGATTCCGACCATTGCCGGTAACCTTGGTGCCTCGAACTCGCAGGGCACCTGGGTGATCACCTCTTTCGGGGTGGCAAACGCCATCTCGATTCCGATCACTGGCTGGCTGGCAAAACGTGTTGGTGAAGTGAAGCTGTTTACCTGGGCGACCATTTTGTTCGCCCTCGCCTCCTGGGCATGTGGTATGTCAGAAAGTCTGTCGATGCTGATTTTCTTCCGTATCATCCAGGGGGTGGTGGCGGGTCCGTTGATTCCGCTGTCACAGAGCCTGCTGTTGAACAACTATCCACCGGCAAAACGCAGCGTGGCGCTATCGCTATGGGCGATGACGGTGATCGTCGCGCCGATCTGTGGACCGATTCTTGGTGGCTGGATTAGCGATAACTATCACTGGGGCTGGATCTTCTTCATCAACGTGCCGATTGGCGTGGTGGTGGTGATGCTGACGCTGCAAACCCTGCGTGGCCGCGAAACTGCAACCGCAGTACGACCGATCGATATGGTCGGTCTGGTGCTGCTGGTGGTGGGTATTGGCTGTCTGCAGGTGATGCTGGACCGTGGCAAGGAGCTGGATTGGTTCAGCTCGACGGAGATTATCGTGCTGACGGTCGTCGCCGTGGTCTCCCTGTTGGTGCTACTGGTGTGGGAACTCACCGATGACCATCCGATAGTCGATCTTTCGCTATTTAAATCGCGTAATTTCACCATCGGTTGTTTGTCGATTAGCCTCGCTTACATGCTCTACTTCGGCTCGATCGTGTTGTTGCCGCAGCTATTGCAGGAGGTATACGGCTACACCGCCACCTGGGCTGGTTTGGCCTCGGCACCGGTCGGGGTGATTCCGGTGATCCTGTCGCCGATTATTGGTCGCTTTGCCCATAAGCTGGATATGCGCCGTCTGGTGACCTTCAGCTTTATTATGTATGCCGTCTGTTTTTACTGGCGCGCCTATACATTTGAGCCGGGGATGGATTTTGGTGCATCGGCGTGGCCGCAGTTTATTCAGGGCTTCGCGGTGGCATGTTTCTTTATGCCGCTGACCACCATCACGTTGTCGGGCCTGCCGCCGGAACGTATGGCAGCAGCGTCCAGTTTGTCCAACTTCGTGCGTACGCTGGCGGGTTCCATCGGTACGTCGATCACCACCACCATGTGGACCGATCGTGAATCGATGCATCACAGCTATTTGTCGGAGTCGGTCAATCCGTATAACGCCAATTCGCAGCAGATGTACGATCAGCTGGAAAGCCTCGGTATGACCCACCAGCAAGCTTCCGCTTATATCGCGCAGCAGATCACCAATCAGGGCCTGATTATCTCCGCCAACGAGATTTTCTGGGCCTCAGCCGGGGTGTTTATCATTCTGCTGGTGTTGATCTGGTTCGCGCGTCCGCCTTTCGGCGCGGGCGGTGGTGGCGGGGGTGCACACTAA
- a CDS encoding tRNA/rRNA methyltransferase, with translation MNDEFKGKSGKVKVMYVRGEDEGQKGSRAPNPRTGKGGRTAARQEDNRRSGPRSGRNNEEGGRNAGPRGGRNSEEGGRSAGRRNDREPSRGYEDSPWRTVSRPPVTEENLSDEAGSNKPAIDPEQIRRQRQEETRVYGENACQALFQSRPESIVRAWFVQSVTPRFRETLRWLAANRKAYHVVEDAELAKASGTEHHGGVCFIIKKRMGMAVSEWLSQAEAKDCVLALEDVSNPHNLGGIMRSCAHFGVKGLLVNDASLLESGAAVRTAEGGAEHVQAISGESFSAGLEAFRKAGYTIVTTSSHEGTPLAKAELPAKMVLVLGQEREGLSDSAFQQGDMSLSIGGTGNVESLNVSVATGILLAEWWRQNA, from the coding sequence ATGAACGACGAATTTAAAGGCAAAAGCGGCAAGGTAAAAGTGATGTATGTACGTGGTGAGGATGAGGGTCAGAAAGGCTCGCGTGCGCCAAACCCCCGTACCGGCAAAGGCGGCCGTACTGCTGCGCGCCAGGAAGATAATCGTCGTTCCGGGCCTCGCAGCGGACGTAATAATGAAGAGGGTGGCCGTAACGCCGGTCCTCGCGGCGGACGTAATAGTGAAGAAGGTGGCCGCAGCGCCGGTCGTCGCAATGACCGTGAACCCTCGCGTGGCTACGAAGATTCACCGTGGCGCACCGTTTCGCGTCCTCCTGTCACGGAAGAAAACCTGTCTGATGAGGCGGGTAGCAACAAACCTGCCATCGATCCGGAGCAAATTCGCCGTCAGCGTCAGGAAGAGACGCGCGTTTACGGTGAAAATGCCTGTCAGGCATTGTTCCAGAGCCGTCCTGAAAGCATCGTTCGTGCCTGGTTTGTGCAGAGTGTCACGCCGCGTTTTCGCGAAACCCTGCGCTGGCTGGCGGCCAATCGTAAAGCCTATCACGTGGTTGAAGATGCCGAACTGGCGAAAGCCTCAGGCACTGAACACCACGGCGGCGTTTGCTTCATCATTAAAAAACGCATGGGAATGGCGGTTTCTGAATGGTTAAGCCAGGCCGAAGCCAAAGATTGCGTGCTGGCGCTGGAAGATGTCAGCAACCCGCATAACCTCGGCGGCATCATGCGTAGCTGCGCGCACTTTGGCGTGAAAGGTCTGCTGGTGAATGACGCATCTCTGCTGGAATCCGGTGCAGCGGTTCGTACCGCTGAGGGTGGGGCAGAGCACGTCCAGGCGATCAGTGGGGAAAGCTTCTCCGCCGGTCTGGAAGCGTTCCGTAAAGCGGGTTACACCATCGTGACTACCTCAAGCCATGAAGGTACACCGCTGGCGAAGGCTGAATTGCCGGCCAAAATGGTACTGGTGCTGGGTCAGGAACGTGAAGGTCTGTCCGACAGCGCATTCCAGCAGGGCGACATGAGCCTGTCGATTGGCGGCACCGGTAACGTGGAAAGCCTTAACGTGTCAGTGGCAACCGGCATCCTGCTTGCCGAATGGTGGCGACAGAACGCATAA
- the trxC gene encoding thioredoxin TrxC encodes MNTVCASCQATNRVPEARIADGAKCGRCGGELFNGEVVSATAATLDKYLQDDLPVVVDFWAPWCGPCVNFAPVFKDVADERRGKVRFVKVNTEAEPALSSRFRIRSIPTIMLFKKGEVVDMLNGAMPKAPFNEWLDESL; translated from the coding sequence ATGAATACGGTATGTGCCTCCTGTCAGGCAACCAATCGCGTGCCCGAAGCACGCATTGCCGATGGAGCCAAGTGCGGCCGCTGCGGCGGTGAGTTGTTCAACGGTGAAGTAGTCAGCGCAACGGCTGCAACGCTGGATAAATATTTGCAGGATGACCTGCCGGTGGTGGTCGACTTCTGGGCACCGTGGTGTGGTCCTTGCGTCAACTTCGCACCGGTGTTCAAAGATGTCGCCGATGAGCGTCGTGGCAAAGTGCGTTTTGTGAAGGTAAATACCGAAGCAGAACCGGCACTCAGCTCGCGTTTTCGCATTCGCAGCATTCCCACCATCATGCTGTTTAAGAAGGGTGAAGTGGTGGATATGCTCAACGGTGCCATGCCAAAAGCGCCGTTTAATGAATGGCTCGACGAATCGCTGTGA
- a CDS encoding tRNA-uridine aminocarboxypropyltransferase translates to MSENAVLRLRTQRLARATRPFLARGNRVIRCQGCLLPHKHCVCASLQPQTARSRFCLVMFDTEPMKPSNTGRLIADILPDTLAFGWSRTEPDAALLQAVQMSEYQPLVVFPASYADPGRAVLTEPPTTGKPPLFIMLDGTWTEARKMFRKSPWLDGFPVMSLNVTTPSRYTLREAHAEGQHCTAEVAAALLEQAGDGAAASALYQHFEQFRQAYLAGKPHHPVHALDEAL, encoded by the coding sequence ATGTCTGAGAATGCTGTCCTGCGTTTGCGTACGCAACGTCTTGCCCGCGCCACGCGTCCTTTTCTGGCACGTGGAAATCGTGTTATCCGCTGTCAGGGCTGTCTTCTGCCGCATAAGCATTGCGTCTGTGCCAGTTTACAACCGCAAACCGCGCGTAGCCGCTTCTGCCTGGTGATGTTTGATACCGAACCGATGAAACCGAGCAACACCGGACGCCTTATCGCCGATATTCTGCCAGACACCCTGGCATTTGGCTGGTCGCGCACCGAGCCGGATGCAGCATTATTACAGGCGGTGCAGATGAGCGAATACCAGCCGCTGGTGGTGTTCCCCGCCTCCTATGCTGACCCTGGTCGTGCGGTATTGACCGAACCGCCAACCACCGGCAAGCCGCCGCTGTTTATTATGCTCGACGGCACCTGGACTGAGGCGCGTAAAATGTTCCGCAAAAGCCCGTGGCTGGATGGTTTTCCAGTGATGTCGCTGAATGTCACCACGCCTTCACGTTACACGCTGCGTGAAGCCCACGCTGAAGGCCAGCACTGCACGGCCGAAGTTGCCGCCGCGCTGCTGGAGCAAGCAGGAGACGGCGCGGCCGCCAGCGCCCTGTATCAGCATTTCGAACAATTCCGCCAGGCGTATCTGGCCGGAAAGCCACATCATCCTGTGCACGCGCTGGACGAAGCCCTGTAG
- a CDS encoding bifunctional acetate--CoA ligase family protein/GNAT family N-acetyltransferase, with product MSQRGLEALLRPKSIAVIGASVKTGRAGYFMMRNLLAGGFSGPVLPVTPKYKAVSGVLAWPDIASLPFAPDLAVICTHARRNLELLQQLGEKGCKACIILSAPASQLEELKACASQWQIRLLGPNSLGLLAPWQGLNASFSPVPIAKGRIAFISQSAAVSNTILDWAQQRNLGFSWFIALGDSLDIDVDDLLDFLARDGKTSAILLYLEHLSDARRFVSASRSASRNKPILVIKSGRSHQAQAMIGTHSGLDAAWDAAIQRAGLLRVQDTHELFSAVESLSHMRPLRGDRLMIISNGAAPAALALDELYARNGKLATLSAETLQALEALLPEGVGRSNPLDLKDDATPERYVACIEKLLDSHELDALMIIHAPSAVSPASETAGQIIAAIARHPRGKQVTLLTNWCGEFSSQGARRAFTEAGIPTWRTPEGTVTAFMHQVEYRRNQKQLRETPALPLGLTQNSAQAHQLIQQALDQGITTLDTHEVQPVLEAYGLATLPTWIAADSSAAANIAGQIGYPVALKLRSPDIPHKSEVQGVMLYLRSAIEVEQAAEAIFDRVRQTHPHARIDGLLVQGMANRAGAQELRVVVEQDPLFGPIIMLGEGGVEWQPDKQAAVALPPLNMTLARYLVIQAMKSGKVRSRSALRPLNIPALSQLLVQVSNLVVDCPEIQRLDIHPLLAAGNEFTLLDVTLQLAPFHGDNEARLAIRPYPHHLEEQVELKDGQHCLFRPILPEDEPLLRDFIAQVTKEDLYYRYFSEINEFTHEDLANMTQIDYDREMAIVAVRRQAGQQEIIGVTRAISDADNIDAEFSVLVRSDLKGLGMGRRLLEKMIRYTRDHGLQQLNGITMPHNTGMITLARKLNFRVNIQLDDGIVSLNLPLNDVID from the coding sequence ATGAGCCAACGCGGACTGGAAGCGCTGTTACGACCTAAATCCATTGCGGTAATTGGTGCCTCGGTGAAAACCGGTCGGGCTGGTTACTTTATGATGCGTAACCTGCTGGCGGGGGGCTTTAGTGGCCCGGTATTACCGGTGACGCCAAAATATAAAGCCGTGAGCGGCGTGCTGGCTTGGCCGGACATCGCCAGCCTGCCCTTCGCCCCGGATCTTGCCGTCATCTGCACCCATGCCCGTCGTAACCTCGAACTGTTGCAGCAACTGGGCGAAAAAGGCTGCAAAGCCTGCATTATCCTCTCGGCACCGGCCAGCCAGCTGGAAGAACTGAAAGCCTGCGCCAGCCAGTGGCAGATCCGCCTGCTCGGCCCCAACAGCCTTGGATTGCTTGCACCCTGGCAAGGACTGAACGCCAGCTTCTCGCCTGTGCCCATTGCCAAAGGTCGCATTGCCTTTATTTCACAATCCGCAGCGGTGTCGAACACCATCCTCGACTGGGCGCAGCAGCGCAACCTGGGGTTCTCCTGGTTTATTGCCCTCGGAGACAGTCTCGATATTGATGTTGATGACCTGCTCGACTTCCTGGCGCGCGACGGCAAAACCAGCGCCATTCTGCTGTACCTGGAACACCTCAGCGATGCGCGCCGCTTTGTTTCTGCATCACGTAGCGCCTCGCGAAATAAACCGATCCTGGTGATCAAAAGTGGTCGCAGCCATCAGGCCCAGGCGATGATTGGCACCCATAGTGGGCTGGATGCCGCCTGGGATGCGGCCATTCAGCGTGCCGGTCTGCTGCGCGTGCAGGATACACATGAACTGTTTTCCGCCGTCGAATCACTCAGCCATATGCGCCCGCTGCGCGGCGATCGTCTGATGATCATCAGCAATGGTGCCGCCCCGGCGGCCCTCGCATTGGATGAACTTTACGCGCGTAACGGTAAACTGGCGACCCTGAGCGCAGAGACTTTGCAGGCGCTGGAGGCGCTACTGCCAGAAGGTGTCGGGCGGAGTAATCCTCTTGATTTGAAAGATGATGCGACCCCGGAGCGTTACGTCGCCTGCATTGAGAAGCTGCTTGATAGCCATGAGCTGGATGCACTGATGATCATCCACGCGCCAAGCGCGGTATCCCCCGCCAGCGAAACAGCCGGGCAAATCATCGCGGCAATCGCCCGCCATCCGCGTGGCAAGCAGGTGACATTGCTGACTAACTGGTGCGGCGAGTTCTCCTCGCAGGGCGCACGACGCGCCTTCACCGAAGCAGGTATCCCCACCTGGCGCACCCCGGAAGGGACAGTGACCGCGTTTATGCATCAGGTGGAGTATCGTCGCAATCAGAAGCAGCTGCGCGAAACGCCCGCATTGCCATTGGGGCTGACACAGAATAGCGCGCAGGCACATCAGTTGATTCAGCAGGCACTCGATCAGGGCATCACCACGCTGGATACCCACGAAGTGCAGCCCGTGCTGGAAGCCTACGGTCTGGCAACCCTGCCAACCTGGATTGCGGCTGACAGTTCTGCCGCAGCCAACATTGCCGGGCAGATTGGCTACCCCGTGGCACTCAAACTCCGTTCACCAGATATCCCACATAAATCCGAGGTACAGGGGGTGATGCTTTATCTGCGCAGCGCAATAGAAGTGGAGCAGGCCGCCGAAGCCATTTTCGACCGCGTGCGTCAAACCCATCCGCACGCGCGTATTGATGGCCTGCTGGTGCAGGGCATGGCCAATCGCGCCGGTGCGCAGGAATTACGCGTGGTAGTAGAACAGGACCCATTGTTCGGGCCGATTATTATGCTGGGAGAAGGTGGCGTTGAATGGCAGCCGGATAAGCAAGCCGCCGTTGCCCTGCCACCGCTCAATATGACGCTGGCACGTTATCTGGTCATCCAGGCGATGAAGAGTGGCAAAGTGCGCAGCCGCAGCGCCCTGCGACCGTTAAATATTCCTGCGCTGAGTCAATTACTGGTGCAGGTTTCTAACCTGGTAGTGGATTGCCCGGAGATTCAGCGACTGGATATCCACCCGCTACTCGCCGCCGGGAATGAATTTACGCTGCTGGATGTCACGCTGCAGCTGGCCCCTTTCCACGGCGATAACGAAGCCCGGCTGGCAATTCGCCCCTATCCCCATCACCTTGAGGAGCAGGTCGAGCTGAAAGATGGTCAGCACTGTTTGTTCCGTCCCATCCTGCCTGAAGATGAACCGCTGCTGCGTGATTTTATCGCGCAGGTCACCAAAGAAGATCTCTATTACCGCTATTTCAGTGAGATCAACGAGTTCACTCATGAGGATTTGGCCAATATGACGCAGATCGATTATGACCGAGAGATGGCGATTGTGGCGGTGCGTCGGCAGGCAGGCCAGCAAGAGATTATTGGCGTAACGCGTGCCATTTCTGATGCCGATAACATTGATGCCGAGTTTTCTGTGCTGGTGCGTTCAGACCTTAAAGGATTGGGCATGGGCAGACGCCTGCTGGAAAAGATGATTCGCTATACCCGCGATCACGGTCTGCAACAATTGAACGGTATCACCATGCCGCATAATACCGGCATGATCACGCTGGCACGAAAACTTAACTTTCGTGTGAATATTCAACTGGATGACGGAATTGTCAGCCTCAATTTACCCTTAAATGATGTCATCGACTAA
- the pssA gene encoding CDP-diacylglycerol--serine O-phosphatidyltransferase: protein MLSKFKRNKHQQHLAQLPKLSQSVSDVTTLYSPAEFRETLLTKIAAAEKRICIAALYLENDDGGRGILQALYAARQARPELDISILVDWHRAQRGRIGAARGFTNADWYCEMATQHPDIAIPVYGIPVNTREALGVLHLKGFIIDDTLLYSGASLNDVYLHQHDKYRYDRYQLIRNPQLADTMYQWVCENLKQSDAVHRLDQSERPSSPEIKNETRQFRQDLRGFNYQFTGNAGNETLTVTPLVGLGKRSLLNKTIFHLMPCAERKLTLCTPYFNLPAILVRNLIHLLRQGKEVEIIVGDKTANDFYIPPEQPFKIIGALPYLYEINLRRFLSRLQYYVNNGQLTVRLWKDGENSYHLKGIWVDDEWMMITGNNLNPRAWRLDLENAVLIHDPLNQLAEQRERELALIRTHTTVVQHFRELESIADYPAKVRKLIRRLRRIRIDRLISRLL from the coding sequence ATGTTGTCTAAATTCAAACGCAATAAACACCAACAACACCTCGCACAGCTGCCTAAACTGTCACAATCCGTGTCGGATGTGACCACGCTTTACTCGCCTGCTGAATTTCGCGAAACCCTGCTGACGAAAATTGCCGCTGCAGAAAAACGCATCTGTATCGCTGCGCTCTACCTGGAAAATGATGATGGCGGACGTGGCATTCTGCAGGCACTGTATGCTGCGCGTCAGGCGCGTCCTGAACTGGATATCAGCATTCTGGTGGACTGGCATCGTGCGCAACGTGGCCGCATCGGTGCAGCACGTGGCTTCACCAATGCCGACTGGTATTGCGAGATGGCGACGCAACATCCGGATATCGCCATTCCGGTTTATGGCATCCCGGTGAATACGCGTGAAGCGCTGGGCGTACTGCATCTGAAAGGCTTTATCATTGACGATACCCTGCTGTATAGCGGTGCCAGCCTGAACGATGTCTATTTACATCAGCATGATAAATACCGTTATGACCGCTACCAACTGATCCGCAACCCACAGCTGGCCGATACCATGTATCAATGGGTCTGTGAGAATCTGAAGCAGTCAGATGCGGTGCACCGTCTTGATCAGTCGGAACGACCTTCCAGCCCGGAAATCAAAAATGAAACCCGCCAGTTCCGTCAGGATCTGCGTGGTTTCAACTATCAGTTTACCGGCAATGCTGGCAACGAAACGCTGACGGTGACACCACTGGTGGGCCTCGGCAAACGTAGCCTGCTGAATAAAACCATCTTCCATTTAATGCCCTGCGCTGAGCGTAAACTCACCCTATGCACGCCTTATTTCAACCTGCCCGCTATCCTGGTACGCAATCTGATCCATTTGCTGCGTCAGGGGAAAGAGGTTGAGATCATCGTCGGGGACAAAACGGCTAATGACTTCTATATCCCACCAGAGCAGCCCTTCAAGATTATCGGTGCGCTGCCTTATCTCTACGAGATTAACCTGCGCCGTTTCCTGAGCCGCCTGCAGTATTACGTCAACAATGGCCAGCTGACGGTGCGTCTGTGGAAAGATGGTGAAAATAGCTACCATCTTAAAGGCATCTGGGTCGACGATGAATGGATGATGATCACCGGCAATAACCTTAACCCACGCGCCTGGCGGCTCGATCTGGAAAACGCGGTGCTTATCCATGACCCGCTGAATCAGCTGGCTGAACAACGCGAGCGGGAACTGGCCTTGATCCGTACCCACACCACGGTGGTGCAGCATTTCCGTGAACTGGAAAGTATTGCCGATTATCCGGCCAAAGTGCGCAAGCTGATTCGCCGTCTGCGCCGGATCCGTATCGATCGTCTGATCAGTCGTCTGTTGTAA
- a CDS encoding MFS family transporter, with amino-acid sequence MTDSLQQKVVQHDTTAISKQRIWAIVGASSGNLVEWFDFYVYSFFSLYFAHIFFPSGDTTTQLLQTAGVFAAGFLMRPIGGWLFGYIADRHGRKSSMLISVCMMCLGSLVIACLPGYGEIGIAAPVILLLARMFQGLSVGGEYGTSATYMSEVALEGRKGFYASFQYVTLIGGQLLAVLTVVVLQQILNDEQLHSWGWRIPFFLGAILAVVALWLRRSLNETSEKKHREHRDAGSITGLLRNHSRAFLMVLGFTAGGSLSFYTFTTYMQKYLVNTAGMDARSASALMTGALLVFMLIQPIIGALSDKIGRRASMIIFGAGAAICTVPILTLLQNVQSGWLAFFLVMLALIITSFYTAISGILKAEMFPPEVRALGVGLSYAVANAIFGGSAEYVALLLKKEGVETSFFWYVSAMGALAFLVSLMLHRKGKGIRL; translated from the coding sequence ATGACAGACTCTCTACAACAAAAAGTGGTACAACACGACACAACGGCCATCAGCAAACAACGCATCTGGGCGATTGTGGGGGCCTCATCAGGTAACCTGGTCGAGTGGTTCGATTTCTACGTTTACTCTTTCTTCTCACTCTACTTTGCCCATATCTTTTTCCCATCGGGCGATACCACCACACAATTACTGCAAACCGCAGGCGTGTTTGCTGCTGGCTTTCTGATGCGTCCTATCGGTGGCTGGCTATTTGGTTATATCGCCGATCGGCACGGCCGCAAAAGTTCCATGCTGATCTCAGTCTGCATGATGTGTCTCGGCTCACTGGTGATTGCCTGCTTGCCAGGATATGGAGAAATTGGCATTGCCGCCCCTGTGATCCTGTTGCTGGCGCGAATGTTCCAGGGGCTGTCCGTGGGGGGCGAATATGGCACCAGTGCTACCTATATGAGTGAAGTGGCGCTGGAAGGTCGCAAAGGGTTCTACGCCTCATTCCAGTACGTGACCTTAATCGGTGGGCAGTTACTGGCGGTGCTTACCGTGGTGGTTCTGCAGCAAATTCTCAATGATGAACAACTACATAGCTGGGGCTGGCGTATCCCATTCTTCCTGGGTGCTATTCTGGCGGTCGTCGCTCTCTGGCTACGCCGCTCGCTCAATGAAACTTCAGAGAAAAAACACCGTGAGCATCGTGATGCTGGCAGCATTACGGGCCTGCTGCGCAATCACTCGCGTGCTTTTCTGATGGTTCTGGGCTTCACTGCCGGTGGTTCATTAAGTTTTTATACCTTTACCACCTACATGCAAAAATACCTGGTCAATACAGCAGGGATGGATGCACGCAGCGCAAGTGCATTGATGACCGGGGCGTTGCTGGTATTTATGTTGATTCAGCCGATTATCGGCGCGTTATCTGACAAAATTGGCCGACGTGCTTCGATGATCATTTTTGGTGCTGGCGCGGCGATTTGTACCGTACCGATTCTGACGCTGCTACAAAATGTGCAGAGTGGCTGGCTGGCATTTTTTCTGGTGATGCTGGCATTGATCATCACCAGCTTCTATACCGCCATCAGTGGCATTCTGAAGGCAGAGATGTTCCCGCCAGAGGTACGTGCATTGGGTGTCGGGCTATCTTATGCGGTGGCAAATGCTATTTTTGGCGGTTCCGCCGAATATGTCGCCCTGCTGCTGAAAAAAGAAGGCGTGGAAACCAGCTTCTTCTGGTATGTGTCCGCGATGGGGGCATTAGCGTTTCTGGTTTCACTGATGCTGCATCGCAAAGGGAAGGGGATTAGGTTGTGA